The following are encoded in a window of Thermodesulfobacteriota bacterium genomic DNA:
- a CDS encoding Spy/CpxP family protein refolding chaperone, whose protein sequence is MRSLFIFFCLMVLVPSGIHEAYAKKEGHIKWWKNPKIVKELDLSSAQVERIEDIFSSYKGKIVTLNSELDKKEKELRKVVKDPNSTKEEVLKLSDEVGRTKGELRRLEVNMFLEIRDVLTPAQREKLQTIKARYR, encoded by the coding sequence TTGAGAAGTCTATTCATATTCTTTTGTCTGATGGTCTTAGTACCTTCAGGTATTCATGAAGCTTATGCCAAAAAAGAGGGGCATATTAAATGGTGGAAGAATCCCAAGATAGTGAAGGAATTGGACCTTAGCTCGGCCCAGGTTGAGCGCATAGAAGATATCTTCTCGTCTTACAAGGGCAAGATAGTCACCCTCAATTCAGAGCTGGACAAGAAGGAGAAGGAATTAAGAAAGGTAGTTAAGGACCCAAATTCAACCAAAGAAGAGGTGCTCAAGTTAAGTGATGAAGTGGGCCGTACCAAGGGGGAATTGAGAAGACTCGAAGTGAACATGTTTCTGGAGATTAGAGACGTCCTGACCCCGGCACAGAGGGAAAAGCTTCAGACTATAAAGGCAAGATATAGGTAG
- a CDS encoding BrnT family toxin: protein MKIEGVIWLREVVDKLAFKHHVEPDEVEQALNSKPKIRLIQKGERKGEDVYMALGRTDAGRYLAVLFIYKKTKEALVLSARDMADKERKLYGKK from the coding sequence ATGAAAATTGAGGGCGTAATCTGGCTCAGAGAAGTAGTAGACAAACTCGCCTTCAAACATCACGTCGAACCCGATGAGGTTGAACAAGCACTCAATAGCAAGCCTAAAATTCGGCTTATTCAAAAGGGTGAGCGAAAAGGAGAGGATGTATATATGGCACTAGGACGAACAGACGCTGGTAGGTACCTGGCAGTATTGTTTATCTACAAGAAAACTAAAGAGGCCTTGGTATTGAGCGCAAGAGACATGGCAGATAAGGAAAGAAAATTATATGGCAAGAAATAA
- a CDS encoding haloalkane dehalogenase: MTTKQEISAEFPYKPNYIEVHGSRMHYVDEGTGDPVLFLHGNPTSSYLWRNIIPYVTPLARCIAPDLIGMGKSDKPDIEYRFFDHLKYIDGFIEKMGLRNITLVVHDWGSALGFYYAMRHESNVKGLAFMEAIVLPVPSWEMFPQEVKEIFQGFRTPDVGWDMIVNKNMFIELILPGSIVRKLSVEEMNHYREPFKETSSLRPVWRWPNELPIEGEPADVVKTVETYNAWLQRTDLPKLLFYGNPGALIKAPVLEWCKQNLRHLKTVDIGPGIHYLQEDNPHFIGRELASWYKSLF, from the coding sequence ATGACTACAAAACAAGAAATCTCGGCGGAGTTTCCTTACAAACCCAATTACATCGAGGTTCACGGTTCAAGGATGCACTATGTTGACGAGGGCACAGGAGACCCGGTGCTCTTTCTTCACGGCAATCCCACTTCCTCATACCTTTGGCGGAACATCATCCCTTATGTGACACCCTTGGCCCGCTGCATAGCTCCTGACCTCATCGGAATGGGCAAGTCGGACAAGCCGGATATAGAATATCGCTTTTTCGACCACCTGAAATACATAGATGGCTTCATCGAAAAGATGGGTCTAAGGAATATTACCTTAGTGGTACACGACTGGGGTTCGGCCCTCGGCTTCTACTACGCCATGCGCCACGAGAGCAATGTTAAGGGTCTGGCATTCATGGAAGCGATCGTCCTACCAGTGCCAAGTTGGGAAATGTTTCCCCAGGAAGTCAAAGAGATTTTCCAGGGCTTTCGGACTCCGGATGTGGGCTGGGACATGATTGTGAACAAGAACATGTTCATCGAACTAATACTACCTGGATCAATAGTCCGAAAGTTGAGCGTAGAGGAAATGAACCACTACCGGGAGCCGTTCAAAGAAACGAGCAGCCTTAGGCCCGTCTGGCGCTGGCCCAACGAACTCCCCATCGAAGGAGAACCCGCCGATGTGGTAAAGACTGTCGAAACCTACAACGCGTGGCTCCAGAGGACGGACCTGCCGAAGCTACTATTCTATGGTAATCCGGGTGCGCTTATCAAAGCGCCGGTGTTGGAATGGTGTAAGCAGAACTTGAGGCACTTGAAGACGGTGGATATTGGACCGGGGATCCATTACCTGCAAGAGGACAATCCACATTTCATTGGTAGAGAGCTGGCTAGCTGGTACAAAAGCCTTTTCTGA
- a CDS encoding zf-HC2 domain-containing protein has protein sequence MRCEEIRELFHEYTAGGLDQGQKLWVESHVRDCEDCGLFFRESNELWNILDNWDRVEPGEDFVTGFWKRVSEEDVKKGGILDFFRNLKLNWALGAALAVIMVVSVITLNVFHSDRANVVFTENDEADEELLIKLDKAISRETATALDIYGPWEQFDKNN, from the coding sequence ATGAGGTGTGAAGAAATTAGGGAGTTGTTCCATGAGTACACAGCCGGAGGTTTGGACCAAGGCCAGAAGCTTTGGGTGGAGTCCCACGTCCGGGATTGTGAAGACTGCGGTCTATTTTTTAGGGAGTCTAACGAATTGTGGAATATCCTGGACAATTGGGACCGGGTTGAGCCCGGGGAGGATTTTGTTACCGGGTTCTGGAAGAGGGTCTCGGAGGAAGATGTAAAGAAGGGAGGGATTCTCGATTTTTTTAGGAACTTGAAGCTCAACTGGGCCTTGGGTGCGGCCTTAGCGGTGATAATGGTGGTGAGCGTGATAACCTTGAACGTTTTTCATTCGGATAGGGCTAACGTGGTTTTCACCGAGAATGACGAAGCCGATGAGGAGCTTTTGATCAAGCTGGACAAGGCTATTTCCAGAGAGACGGCCACGGCGCTCGATATCTACGGGCCTTGGGAGCAATTCGACAAGAATAACTAG
- a CDS encoding type I restriction endonuclease subunit R, whose amino-acid sequence MSSFSESVVEDAALDWLERLGWTVKHGLDIAPGELFAERADYGKVVLEQRLQDALMRLNPMLPAEAVKDAFRKLTRPEGPTLEVRNRAVHHLLVDGVTVEYRMSDGSIHGAQAQVIDFDNADNNDFLVVNQFTISENLSAGQAGKHTRRPDVVLFINGLPLAAIELKNAADEGATIWSAFQQLQTYKAELPTFFAFNELLVISDGMQARIGTLTANREWFKPWRTITGETLADPHLPELQVMIEGIFEKRRLLDMIRYFIVFEDDGSDVPVKKMAGYHQFHAVNVALTETLRAANLKRIKEKEGRYEAGLRHGGQPGDRRIGVVWHTQGSGKSLIMAFYAGRVIREPQMSNPTIVVITDRNDLDDQLFGTFSRCKDLLRQPPVQAENREDLRAKLSVDAGGVVFTTIHKFLPESPSPLPSPAEGRGRRKEVLSSRRNIVVIADEAHRSQYDFIDGFARHMHDALPNASFIGFTGTPIELTDKNTRAVFGDYISIYDIQRAVEDKATVPIYYESRLAKLDLDESERLRIDPEFEEVTEGEEVERKEKLKSKWAQLEAIVGSEKRLKLIAKDIVEHFEKRADAMWRQTGDEGKAMVVCMSRRICVELHHEIVELRPDWYHGDDDKGMIKVVMTGSASDPLDWQPHIRNKLRREILANRFRNPKDPFKIVIVRDMWLTGFDAPSLHTMYMDKPMRGHGLMQAIARVNRVFREKPGGLVVDYLGLAHELKQALATYTESGGTGKTAIDQKEAVAAMLEKYEVCCGLFHGFDWSKWITGTPGERLGVLPSAQEHILAQEDGKNRLLHAVLELSQAFALAVPHEDALRIRDDVAFFQAVRASLVKRAPGEARTEEELDQAVRQIVSRAIAPEGVIDIFTAAGLEKPDISILSDEFLSEIRGMPQRNLAVELLRKLLSGEIRTRRRKNVVQARSFSEMLEQAIRRYQNRAIEAAQVIEELIELAKEMRQANARGEALGLTEEEVAFYDALETNDSAVKVLGDETLRTIARELVKTVRANVTIDWTMRENVRAHLRVLVKRILRKYGYPPDKQEKATQTVLEQAEVLSYEWATA is encoded by the coding sequence ATGAGTAGTTTCAGTGAATCAGTCGTCGAAGATGCTGCCCTCGACTGGCTGGAAAGACTCGGCTGGACGGTTAAGCACGGCCTTGACATTGCTCCAGGTGAGCTTTTTGCAGAGCGGGCAGATTACGGCAAAGTCGTGCTGGAGCAACGACTACAGGACGCCCTCATGAGGCTCAATCCAATGCTTCCCGCTGAAGCCGTTAAAGACGCCTTTCGCAAACTCACACGACCGGAGGGTCCGACACTGGAGGTGCGAAATCGTGCTGTCCACCATCTGCTCGTAGACGGTGTGACGGTGGAGTACCGCATGTCTGATGGCTCTATCCACGGCGCACAGGCGCAGGTGATTGATTTTGACAATGCGGACAACAACGACTTTCTCGTCGTCAACCAGTTCACTATCAGTGAGAACCTGTCTGCCGGACAGGCAGGCAAGCACACGCGGCGGCCAGACGTAGTGTTATTCATCAATGGCTTGCCTCTCGCCGCAATCGAGCTTAAGAACGCGGCCGACGAGGGCGCAACAATCTGGTCTGCTTTTCAGCAGTTACAAACCTACAAGGCAGAACTGCCTACGTTCTTTGCTTTTAACGAACTGCTGGTTATTTCCGATGGTATGCAAGCGCGAATAGGCACACTCACTGCAAACCGCGAGTGGTTTAAGCCCTGGAGAACAATCACCGGAGAGACCCTGGCCGATCCACATCTGCCGGAGCTTCAGGTGATGATCGAAGGTATCTTCGAGAAACGAAGACTGCTCGACATGATCCGATATTTCATAGTGTTCGAGGATGACGGCAGCGACGTGCCGGTCAAGAAGATGGCCGGTTATCACCAGTTTCATGCTGTTAATGTTGCCCTTACAGAGACTCTCAGGGCAGCAAATTTAAAGCGCATAAAAGAAAAAGAGGGCAGATACGAAGCAGGTCTCCGGCACGGCGGCCAGCCCGGAGACCGGCGTATCGGAGTGGTTTGGCACACACAGGGATCGGGAAAGAGCCTTATTATGGCTTTTTATGCAGGCCGCGTGATCCGAGAGCCGCAAATGTCGAATCCCACCATCGTCGTTATCACCGACCGTAACGACCTGGATGACCAGCTCTTCGGCACATTCTCACGATGTAAGGATTTACTGCGACAGCCCCCGGTACAGGCAGAGAACCGCGAGGACCTGCGGGCTAAACTTTCAGTAGACGCGGGCGGCGTTGTCTTCACCACCATTCACAAGTTCCTGCCTGAATCCCCCTCACCCCTACCCTCTCCCGCGGAGGGGAGAGGGAGAAGAAAAGAAGTGCTCTCCTCTCGCCGCAACATCGTCGTCATAGCCGACGAGGCTCACCGGAGTCAGTATGATTTCATCGACGGCTTCGCCCGTCACATGCATGATGCCCTGCCTAATGCTTCCTTTATCGGTTTCACCGGTACTCCGATCGAGCTCACCGACAAGAACACCCGCGCGGTATTCGGCGATTACATCAGCATATATGACATCCAGCGGGCGGTCGAAGACAAGGCGACTGTACCAATCTATTATGAAAGTAGACTGGCGAAACTCGACCTGGACGAATCGGAAAGGCTGAGAATCGACCCGGAGTTTGAGGAGGTAACCGAGGGCGAAGAGGTTGAACGTAAGGAGAAGCTCAAGAGCAAGTGGGCCCAGCTTGAAGCTATCGTAGGCTCTGAGAAGCGTCTCAAGCTTATCGCCAAAGATATAGTCGAGCACTTCGAAAAGCGTGCCGATGCTATGTGGCGGCAGACGGGTGATGAAGGAAAGGCGATGGTAGTGTGCATGAGCCGTCGTATCTGCGTCGAGCTTCATCACGAGATCGTTGAATTACGGCCTGACTGGTATCACGGAGACGATGATAAGGGAATGATTAAGGTGGTTATGACCGGCTCGGCCTCTGACCCGCTAGACTGGCAGCCTCATATCCGCAACAAACTGCGCCGAGAAATACTTGCCAATCGTTTCCGAAACCCGAAAGACCCGTTCAAAATCGTAATCGTTCGTGATATGTGGCTCACCGGCTTTGACGCACCATCACTCCATACAATGTATATGGATAAACCTATGCGCGGGCATGGTCTTATGCAGGCGATTGCGCGGGTGAATCGCGTCTTCCGGGAAAAGCCGGGCGGTCTGGTGGTGGATTACCTGGGATTAGCACACGAACTCAAGCAGGCGCTCGCCACCTACACCGAGAGCGGCGGCACGGGAAAGACGGCCATCGACCAAAAGGAAGCAGTCGCGGCGATGCTGGAAAAATATGAAGTCTGCTGCGGCCTCTTCCACGGCTTTGACTGGTCAAAGTGGATCACTGGAACCCCTGGGGAGCGTCTTGGGGTACTGCCATCTGCACAGGAACATATCCTGGCCCAGGAGGATGGGAAGAACCGATTGTTGCATGCTGTACTAGAGCTGTCCCAGGCCTTTGCACTGGCCGTTCCTCATGAAGATGCGCTTCGCATTCGGGACGACGTTGCATTCTTCCAGGCAGTGCGGGCCAGCCTGGTCAAACGCGCCCCGGGTGAGGCAAGAACTGAGGAAGAGCTGGACCAGGCTGTCAGGCAGATCGTCTCGCGTGCAATTGCACCCGAAGGTGTGATAGATATCTTTACCGCCGCCGGGCTGGAAAAGCCTGACATCTCTATTCTATCGGATGAATTCCTGTCTGAGATACGAGGGATGCCACAGCGAAACCTCGCCGTGGAACTCTTACGTAAGCTGCTGTCCGGCGAGATTCGTACTCGCAGGCGTAAAAATGTAGTACAGGCACGCTCTTTCTCCGAAATGCTGGAGCAAGCCATCCGGCGCTATCAGAACCGGGCAATCGAAGCGGCACAGGTAATCGAGGAATTGATCGAGCTGGCCAAAGAGATGCGACAGGCAAACGCAAGGGGAGAGGCACTCGGCCTTACCGAAGAAGAAGTCGCATTCTATGACGCACTTGAGACCAACGACAGTGCAGTGAAGGTATTGGGTGATGAGACACTTCGCACGATTGCGCGCGAGTTGGTAAAGACAGTTCGCGCCAACGTCACCATTGATTGGACTATGCGAGAGAACGTACGCGCTCATTTACGGGTACTGGTTAAGCGTATTTTGCGTAAATACGGCTACCCGCCGGACAAACAGGAAAAGGCAACACAGACCGTGCTTGAGCAGGCGGAAGTGCTTTCTTATGAGTGGGCGACGGCGTGA
- a CDS encoding CopG family antitoxin, with translation MARNKAKALPKFESLDKLIEFFDTHDMGEYVDQMPEAHFDIRIKNRKHLVAIDEEIIPKLNKVAKKKKVSSEKLINTWLKEKLHKLAR, from the coding sequence ATGGCAAGAAATAAAGCTAAAGCCCTACCGAAATTTGAATCATTAGATAAGCTTATAGAGTTCTTCGATACTCACGATATGGGCGAGTATGTAGATCAAATGCCAGAAGCTCATTTTGATATAAGAATCAAAAATAGAAAACATCTCGTTGCAATTGATGAAGAAATAATTCCCAAGCTGAATAAAGTTGCTAAAAAGAAGAAAGTGTCATCTGAGAAACTGATTAACACCTGGCTTAAAGAAAAGCTTCATAAACTGGCCAGATAA
- a CDS encoding endonuclease domain-containing protein, translating into MKRRTIIPYNPKLKELARKLRKNSTLSEIFLWQHLKGKQMLGYDFHRQKPIDDYIVDFFCSKLMLAVEIDGVSHDSEKVYIRDMTREQRLESLGVRFLRFDDREVKKDVNSVLQSIESWILEYEKKHGK; encoded by the coding sequence TTGAAGAGACGCACAATCATCCCCTACAACCCCAAGCTAAAAGAACTCGCCAGAAAATTGCGGAAGAACAGCACATTATCTGAAATCTTTCTCTGGCAACATCTGAAGGGGAAACAAATGCTCGGTTACGATTTTCACCGACAGAAACCGATTGACGACTATATCGTAGATTTTTTTTGCAGCAAGCTCATGCTGGCAGTAGAAATCGACGGAGTCAGCCATGATTCCGAGAAGGTTTATATAAGAGATATGACCAGGGAGCAAAGACTGGAAAGCCTCGGAGTTCGCTTCTTAAGGTTTGATGATAGAGAAGTTAAAAAAGATGTAAACAGCGTTCTTCAATCCATAGAAAGCTGGATTTTGGAGTATGAGAAAAAGCACGGAAAGTAG
- a CDS encoding YIP1 family protein — MNLIEKMIRAAKLEAEFYEEVEKDEEATREALLVVLIVGICSAIGTLGTGDSVGILKGLISAIVGWVLWSAIIFLVAILLNRRVGISELLRCLGFAYSPHVLNILGLIPLVGFLVYAVVFFWGLAAFVVAVRQALDCETPRAIVVVILSSIPYVIIRFAFGL, encoded by the coding sequence ATGAATCTAATCGAGAAGATGATAAGAGCGGCGAAGCTCGAGGCCGAGTTCTATGAAGAGGTGGAAAAGGACGAGGAGGCTACAAGAGAAGCCTTGCTGGTCGTTTTAATAGTGGGGATCTGCAGCGCGATCGGAACACTGGGGACGGGGGACTCGGTGGGAATATTAAAAGGGCTGATATCGGCAATAGTGGGATGGGTACTGTGGAGCGCCATTATTTTCCTGGTAGCCATACTCCTTAACCGGAGAGTGGGAATCAGCGAGCTCCTGAGGTGTCTCGGATTTGCTTATTCTCCGCATGTGTTAAATATCCTCGGTCTAATACCCTTGGTCGGCTTTTTAGTATATGCGGTAGTATTTTTCTGGGGCCTGGCCGCCTTCGTCGTTGCGGTAAGGCAGGCCTTAGACTGCGAGACGCCAAGGGCAATAGTGGTCGTAATCTTGAGCTCTATTCCATATGTAATAATTCGGTTTGCTTTTGGTTTATGA
- a CDS encoding sigma-70 family RNA polymerase sigma factor, translating to MVFEKTWKTASLFSLSFWKNGYNLETFCKIHGYLIEKASGMQMESDIELMMRTKSGDDSAFTELMKRHYKGLVNYIYRFTNSKENSEDLAQEVFLRIYRSAGSYEPQAKFSTWLYKIATNLCLTKAKSRARENNQSLDELQENSGDLQDSNSENAYDIVFRKQIKEAIFEALESLPERERIAIILCKYEELPYEEVAEVIGCTVGAVKTHVYRGRMKLIEKLKPFLRGREYHEV from the coding sequence ATGGTTTTTGAAAAAACCTGGAAAACAGCCTCACTTTTTAGTTTAAGTTTCTGGAAGAATGGTTATAATCTTGAAACCTTTTGTAAAATTCATGGTTATTTAATAGAGAAAGCAAGCGGTATGCAGATGGAAAGCGATATCGAGCTCATGATGAGGACTAAGTCGGGGGATGACTCTGCTTTTACCGAGCTTATGAAAAGGCATTATAAGGGATTGGTGAACTATATATACAGATTTACGAACAGTAAGGAAAACTCGGAGGATTTGGCACAAGAAGTCTTCTTGAGAATTTACCGTTCTGCCGGCAGTTACGAGCCCCAGGCAAAATTTTCTACCTGGCTTTATAAGATAGCTACTAATCTTTGTCTGACTAAGGCTAAATCCAGAGCCAGGGAGAATAACCAGAGCCTCGATGAATTACAGGAGAACAGCGGTGACCTTCAGGATTCAAACTCGGAGAATGCATACGACATAGTCTTCCGGAAGCAGATTAAAGAGGCTATTTTTGAGGCGCTGGAATCGTTGCCGGAAAGGGAGAGAATTGCTATTATACTGTGTAAATATGAGGAACTTCCTTACGAAGAGGTTGCAGAGGTAATCGGATGCACCGTAGGGGCGGTCAAGACCCATGTTTACAGGGGGAGGATGAAGCTTATAGAAAAATTAAAACCTTTTTTGAGGGGGAGAGAGTACCATGAGGTGTGA
- a CDS encoding DUF3488 and transglutaminase-like domain-containing protein, producing the protein MKVSQALSLFTHLIALIGFFTICVSGQVSVLGITIFLSSLFLSYINERYQKQYYLDQRFVTLLAFALLLYAFLSIVVFGKDAFNVILTFLIYTQVIKLLGRKDMRDYIQIFILSFFHFLAGTILTVDFSYGIAFVVYVSVALWAIIVLSMRKESMEASSNDDPRVVTPLFLSSTVIISFGIFAFTALMFVSIPRLKSGFLTSAFIRPEALKTGFSDEVKLGQVGEIKLDSSPVMRVKILNSDPESLPETIYWRGIALDHFDGTTWRASNRDYKMYKSDPEGVIRVKENGDRVLVQEIVTEPLDTDVIFAGSLPVGFKGIAGGRLAEFNDSYVLPVKLSYRLKYTAYSDLSSPLPRDLREEKNKYPALIKRHYLQLPPMDERISELAREITKLDRNPYDQAVSVKRYLVTNMGYTRTLPPGAGEFPLEDFLFESKAGHCEYFATAMVVLLREVGIPARIVNGFVGGEWNEYGNFFLLRESNAHSWVEVYFPESGWVIFDPTPAGNDSLAADDSLFFIRSYLDYLKYKWSRYVVDFNQQDQVRLFDEFRSGWSWRKNNLENRVDRVTSLHKKWLVGFLLVALVGWTLYNRSDLRYFIGYRSKKPLEKASVIYKKSLSLLSKKGYPKAEHLTPREFARDVTKEGGARFHTFVELTEKYLNLRFGGEAVKSKLLELEALLDRLRKEIK; encoded by the coding sequence ATGAAGGTATCGCAGGCGCTTAGCTTGTTTACTCATCTGATCGCACTGATAGGGTTCTTTACCATCTGCGTCTCTGGGCAAGTGAGCGTGCTGGGAATCACTATTTTTCTCTCTTCACTCTTCCTCAGCTACATAAACGAGAGATACCAGAAGCAGTATTACCTAGACCAGAGGTTTGTAACCCTGCTGGCATTTGCGCTTTTGCTGTATGCGTTTTTAAGTATAGTGGTTTTTGGTAAGGATGCCTTTAATGTTATCCTGACTTTCCTGATATACACCCAGGTCATAAAGCTTTTGGGAAGAAAGGATATGAGGGATTATATCCAAATCTTCATCCTCAGCTTCTTTCATTTTCTTGCCGGAACCATCCTCACCGTCGATTTTTCTTATGGAATAGCCTTTGTCGTGTATGTCTCCGTTGCTCTATGGGCAATCATCGTCCTTAGCATGAGAAAGGAATCCATGGAAGCTTCGAGCAACGATGACCCGCGAGTGGTAACCCCTCTTTTTCTGAGCTCGACCGTGATAATCAGCTTCGGTATTTTTGCGTTCACCGCATTGATGTTTGTTTCTATCCCCCGCTTGAAAAGCGGGTTTCTGACCAGCGCCTTCATCAGACCGGAGGCTTTGAAGACCGGCTTTTCGGACGAAGTTAAGCTAGGACAGGTGGGAGAGATTAAGCTCGATAGCTCCCCGGTGATGAGGGTCAAGATTCTAAATAGCGACCCGGAGTCTCTTCCGGAGACTATATACTGGAGGGGGATAGCGCTCGACCATTTTGACGGAACTACCTGGAGGGCCAGCAACAGAGACTACAAAATGTACAAGAGTGACCCGGAGGGGGTCATACGGGTAAAGGAAAATGGGGACAGAGTTCTGGTGCAGGAAATAGTCACCGAACCCCTTGACACCGATGTAATTTTTGCCGGCAGCTTGCCGGTTGGATTTAAGGGAATAGCCGGGGGCAGGTTAGCCGAGTTTAACGATTCCTATGTGCTCCCGGTTAAACTTTCTTACAGGTTAAAGTACACAGCTTACTCTGACTTATCTAGCCCGCTGCCTAGGGACTTACGTGAAGAAAAAAATAAGTATCCTGCCCTTATAAAAAGGCATTACCTTCAGCTCCCCCCGATGGACGAGAGGATAAGCGAGCTGGCCCGAGAGATAACTAAGCTTGATAGGAATCCCTATGACCAGGCAGTCTCGGTCAAAAGATACCTGGTCACCAACATGGGCTATACCCGGACTCTTCCCCCCGGGGCCGGCGAATTTCCGCTTGAGGACTTCCTCTTTGAGAGTAAAGCGGGCCATTGCGAGTATTTTGCCACGGCCATGGTGGTGCTCTTGAGAGAGGTGGGCATACCGGCAAGGATAGTAAACGGGTTTGTGGGAGGAGAATGGAACGAGTACGGTAACTTCTTTCTCCTCCGCGAAAGCAACGCTCATTCCTGGGTAGAAGTATATTTTCCGGAGAGCGGATGGGTTATTTTTGACCCCACTCCTGCCGGCAATGATAGTCTAGCTGCCGACGACTCTCTCTTTTTTATCCGCTCCTATCTCGATTACTTGAAATATAAATGGAGCAGATACGTTGTGGACTTCAATCAGCAGGACCAGGTCCGTCTCTTCGATGAGTTTCGGAGCGGCTGGTCCTGGCGGAAAAATAACCTGGAAAATAGAGTAGACCGAGTAACAAGTCTTCATAAGAAATGGCTCGTTGGGTTTCTCCTCGTAGCTCTGGTAGGATGGACTCTCTATAACCGGTCGGACCTGAGATACTTCATCGGTTATAGGAGTAAGAAGCCGCTGGAGAAGGCTTCCGTAATCTATAAAAAAAGCCTTTCCCTTCTCTCCAAGAAGGGCTATCCCAAGGCCGAGCACTTAACCCCAAGAGAATTCGCCCGGGATGTGACCAAAGAGGGTGGAGCACGGTTTCATACCTTTGTCGAACTCACCGAAAAATACCTGAACCTCAGGTTCGGAGGCGAAGCCGTGAAGTCTAAACTTCTCGAGTTGGAAGCGCTATTAGATAGGCTTAGAAAAGAGATCAAGTAA